The genomic region AACCACAGTGAGATTTTTCCATTCATTGATGCAGCAATCATGGAAATTACATTTTGGCACATTATTTCAATCacataaagaacagaaaaactgGAGAAAACTTTTAAGCAACACAACTCCATAAATGTAACAACTTTATACAGTGACATCCTCATAGCAAGGTATCACTGTTCAAATAAAGTATTTAACATAGAAAGTGCTTCCACTGTACAGTTGAGTAAGTAGTAGAACCTATAGAAATCTTCATAATGTTTGGATTATCTTTTCAGAAATGTCCCTTTTTCCAATCCTGCTTTTCAATTAGTGATCCAAGCTTTTCCCTACAACGTTAATGAATGTATTATGAGCCCAGCGATGTCACTGTACCTTCTCGGGCTTAGAACCCAACTTTCTTTAGAAAGTTGGTTCAGACGGAgtgtttatttatatatatatacatatatatcagGATGACTACTTAGACAACACTTCAACACAGATAACAGGACATAAAATAGTCCTTGGAGTAGCCATCCATAGTCCTTGGGTGGTCAGCTTCTCTTTGGGGAAAATCTGGATGCCAGCATATTCCCTTCAAAGTTCAGAATAAAAGGGAACATTCAGGACAGTAAGTGTTATAATCAGGTAGGGACGGggggaaagaacaggaagaacTAAACGAGATCAAAAAGTGTTTTGCAATGGTAAAGTATATCACatagcaaaaccagaaagcGAGTGAATTTGAATGAAGTGGAGTGCAAAATTAAACCAGTGCATAAAAGAGGTATTTCTAAACTGTAGTATAGGTACATCACCATGACCAGAAGGATAGCAAGACCATACCGCTTTTATTGAAGAGacaaagaataagaaaaacattaagagaaaaaaaccactgtTGCACTACAAGTCAAAATAAGTATCATGAAGAACACAATGAGAAGGAAGTCAACTGAAAATTTGGCGAAACAAACGCAATACTCCTAAAAATATTATCAGTTAGTTTTCTTTAcatagaaaagcaaaggcaagaTCTGCATTTAGAGAGttacaaaagaaggaaaaactatCGAACTGACATTTGTCAATTTGACATATGTTAAAGGTTAACATATGAAAAGGTGACAAATTGATTTCACGTTAAGAAAAGACCCACGACTGACAAAGACCAATAAATTGCTTATGCATTCAATGCCATGTTAATTTATTCCAGATTTCACTCTTGCTCCAAAACTATCTGCCAAGGCTAACAAACGCTTCGTTGTGATACAACTAGATCACATATATGACTGGTTATGGATCAGAGGGCCACATAAGCTGGACATCCAGTTGAAAATCACCTGTGTTTTAAGCATATTTCCTTTGCTACAGACAGTGATGGACAGATAGGGGCGACCCCTGCAAGAGAAACTGAATGCCATTCCGCTGCAATCAGAAGGGAGTAATTGAAGAGGACAGGGTAGCACAATCAACCTGTAATTGTCAGAAATTTTACGTTACTGAattggagggggaaaaaagcagttaAGCTAAAGAGGccagaaaagatatttttttcaacagTGCAACACACTACAAAACTGAATTTAGAACAAGTGCCCATAGATAAGGGAAAATATTGGAAtataatgtatttcaaaatgagaTAAGCTTAATTCATGAGAATTAGAAGAGCTATGCCAagaactgaaaggaaataaGCCAATACAAAATAGGCACTGATTGGAATGAAGTCTTTTACAGAAGTAGAGAGGGGCCAGCCAGTAGAGCCTAGTCGTGACACACTTAAAACAGAgcataaaagtattttcttccagaactCAAATAAAAACAAGGATACTGGGTCAGAAACATTATTTGGATACCCTGAAAGTCcctacacagaaaaaataacattcaCCTCATAAATAATGTAgctctgttggttttgcttgcTTAAGtaataaagcaatttttaaatctGCTTGTTTTCTAGACCTGAAGATTTCTATAACCCCTGGTACTTTCCTATTTATTCACAGCCAACAATTACAGTACATACAACCagacaagaaaaatgtttaagaagGTTACTTCATTGTATTTTCAGGTTACAACActtttgaaaacttaaaaaatagaTAATCACAGTTTTAACAAACACTGGAAGGATAAAGAAAAAGATGGTCCATTTTGTTAAATGCCTCAACATTACACATACTTGTTTTCTCTAATTTCAGAGTGAACAATACTGGCATTCCATCTTTCAACgatttaataaaatgtatatataaaaagacTACCTGACGTAAGACACAAATCCATAATTATGAAAGGGTGCTTGTTTTAGAGGGTATCTGGGAAGCAAGTTCTCCCATAGactttgttgttattttggGAGCTTTCTATTCCAGTTCTCAAAAAAAcctataaatatatttgttatttaCATCTAAACCCTGACATTTAAACATCATCACGgatgaaaataaggaaaaaaaaaaacaaaagagctgTCTTACTATATGCCACACGCTTTTAAAAGACAGAGCAATTcttaaaatgtttcctgattTACATTAATTCGTGCAATAACTGCCAAGCAAGATCTTGCTGCTTTcaccactgctgctgccaccagaaTCAAACAGACCATAAAATCAAGCTTTTAATTATACTAACACATAGTTTAATTTATATAATACAACCCTATGATGGAAGGCtataaaattaatgtatatatattaattCACCCAATAATCTGTTCAAGAGGGGTAACTACAAATCTAGATATGTGCTATTTAGACTGCAATCACTCCTTCAGCGAATTGCATTTTCCAAGCAGCAAAATAGCCTGCTGTGTGTTTTAATATTCATTGACTTAACGTAATCATCCTTATTAATAAGGAGGTGGCTGCTTTCTAGCCAGCCTTACGAAGAGGTCCTGGTATtttcccagcccaggcaggaaatcaattttccctttctgttaaGGTGTCACTGAGGTAAAGGCACCGCTATTTTATAGAGGTGTCCCcataaacaaattaataaaatagccTGCCCAGGCCCCACAGACCATTGAAAGGCTGCTTTTGACAGCAAAACATATTTGAAAGCGTCTGGATCTGGTCCGTATAGCCAGTGAGGCTAAGCACTACACTCAGTGTGGATTAGATAGTGGGTTTCCTCTCCCAAACACCTGGGGAACAGACCTGACCTAAATCCAGCACTGGTGACAGGGCACATAATCTTGTTTTCCTTAAAGCACCCTCACATgccttcaaaatgaaaaagcagcaaagagatAAAGGAACTGCTACACTAAATATACTTTGAAATACACCGTTGGGCatggggaggaggggcagggcagagggcagggcttagagctttaaaatatatcagCAAGAAATAATCAAGACTAAACAAGGAAAAAATCcctgtaattttttcttttaagctccCTCTAAGAGATAACACTGTATATAAAACTTTAAAGGAACTTTCCTAATTAATGCACTATTATGTTTTGTCTTAATAATAGAACGGCAGAATGTTAATTGTTCATAATAAACATGTTAGCTTATTTATTCACCATGAATAATGGCACTCAGTGTTAAAGACACTGCAATCAACCCACACAATGATGAATTCAGATCGTGGCTATTATAATTTCTGCTGtcaagagggggaaaaaaaaaaaaaagactgagttGTACAATCACAACAGTGAACAAGATAAAAGTTAACTGGATGACTGCTTGCATTTCCATTTGCTACAATCAGTACAGACAATGTTAGCATAACTTTACTTTCATGACAAGAAGTCTACTCTTTAGCATACTTATCTGTGATTAGGCTAAGACTCCAGTATTACTAGTAGAGAAGCAAGACCAGCTTCTGCTTTGTCCCTAAATACAAGAGTCAATCAATAAAACAATGCAAGTCAAAATTCCTGAGTGCTTCCCCTCTCCCATAGACACTCTTAATTTCATTCACAAACCCCACCGGCCAGAAGTACAAGCATTACTGTTAAAAATGAACTGTCTATGCAAAAATGGGTTTTAAGGATCAGTAAAGCATCTCTACTGAAGTCCTTTATAAATATACAGTACTTCAGCCCAGTACAATCATGAACTGGCCACAGGGCTTTCAAGAAACAGCTCACTTCAGCAAAAAGGGCTGGAGTTTCATTCCCAGTGCCACTGGCCATTAACTGCAAGCATCAGTGCAGACGGCAATACCCCATCCACTCTAGCGACAGAAATTCACACGTCGTTTGGTAAGGAACTGGGTTAGGCTGTATGACAATAATCTTAGATGAGTGCAACACCCTTTGTGGAAATATTAATCCTTATTTCAGATACAAGGGGTATTTAGGTGTGTTTTGGTTCACAGCTAAAGCACAAAAATCTTTTTGCCACACCAACTTCAGCTACAACCACCAACGACCCCCTTCCCAGCCAGGATACATTTGTTCTATGAAAACATTACACAGAGTAGAGGGAATTGCCTAAAGTCGTGTACTGCTCAACTGTGATTTTTCATCAGACACTCCACAATTTTTCACGCTTTTAATGCTATCCTCTGCCAGTGGGTACTCGATAGGGATTTCAGTGTCATTTTTACTTGAACCATTGTCTTTATGCAGTGCAGAAAAGCAACTATCATTTTTCTCAGTATAGCCGTTAGTTTTAGCCAGGGGGGGCTCCCGCtgactgcagcacagctgagagTCACAAGCTTTTGAGATGCAGGGTGAGCTGCACAGTAGGTGGGAGGTCTTGTGGTCAATGTACTCAGGCTGAATGGTCACAGAATGGATCCCTGCTTCGTGGAAAACCTTCCGTATTTTATAAGCAGCATCTTGGTAATCAGTAGGAGTTTGGCACTTGATATGAAGAGTAGCAATATTCTTTCCACCTGCAAGCTCCCAGACATGCACCTCATGAAGGCTGCTAACCCCTGGCACACAAGCTAGTCTGTCAGCTGGAAAACATAAGAGAAAGATATTAGAGGCTTTCGTGTACTGGCTAATGACTAGCTTTCCCATGAAGAGCCCTATCCAAAAGCAACAGTCTCCAAACTACCTTTTAAAAAGAGCTGTACTTAGTAAAATCTGTCTGTTCGCAGCTGACTTCGGTTCAGCCTCCAGATGACCACACAAGCAGGCCACCCTTCTTTTTGGGTTCACCCAGCCCCTCAGGGTCCCTAATGGCAATTTACCAGCCATTCATAGAAGCAACGTCAGAGCACCACTTCTTTGGCCAAGACCCCACATCTTCTGGTTTATTTAGCCCTGAGCATGGTGGAATTCCAGAAATAACCAGTGCTACCTCAAAATTAACCAGTGTAGCTGGAGAGCTACAAAATCAACCAATCTTAATGGAAATGTCTAAGCTGTTTTGGAAGCCTTTTGGAAGAAGCTGCTGCAGGATTGGGATATATTCTAATTCAGTGTTGTTTCTTCCACAAACACCCCACACAAAGCATTAACAGCTCAAGACCTGGTATTTTTGATGTATTATTGGAGTACCACATTCTCAAAATGCATGCTTTAACTAATCCAGAGAGATTTGAGTCGTGTTGCTAGGACACAGGCATGTGACTATTTCTCATGGTTCTTGAAAATTTAGAGCTATTATGAGTAAATAATCCAAACATGTCATTCCAGAAATAACATATGCATtgaaatatataattaaaattaatagcaTTTCAACAACAAATTTTACTTACTCAGTAGTTGCATATTAAGGCCTTTGGGAACCATCTGCAACAAAATAATTGAGGTCTCCTTGATAAGCGGGAATGCAGAAGACAAGATGATGAACACCATaattattgtcaggcttggaTCGATGTAGCACTGCCAATTACATGGAGCATTCCCCAGAGGAAGTACATGGAAGATTGTAGCAGCAACTACCACGACCACAGATCCAAGTGCATCTCCCATAACATGCAAAAGAACACCTGAAACAAATGGCACAACTTCCATTAGTGGGGTGTCTTTTTtttgaggagggaaggagagtaaagctgcatttttcaagTCTGTTCTACTTGACATGAAAAACACAATATTCCAAGCACTAACATCATAATCGGTGTCTTCAATAACAGCTTTCAGAACAAACCAGCAAGGGAAATACTGACTCTGAACCACAGCTGCTTAAGTGGGATGCATTATTAAACATGTAGGGTGTGCTAGCAACTGCGGTCCAACTGCAATGCCATGGCAACGTGAAATGTGTTTGCTTAAATGCTTGCAGATTATTAAGAGGTCCTGGCACATTAAATCTCAATTCACAATTAAAAATTGATGACTAAATCTATCCGTCCTACCCTGGGAGCTAAGAGAGCCACAGACCACACCCAGTAACAGTTATTCTCCTCCATTAGCTTCTGCAACActgctgaaaactgaaaaattacctGAGTGAAACCTAAGCCCATTCCTATGGCTCCAAACGCCTTCAAACTCCCTTTCTTGCATCAAACTTGATTACTAGTCATGTTAAACCTTGCCCCACCAACACTACTAGCCCTCAGACCTCCAAAGAAAATCAGAATCTGGTTTGAGAGTTAGTCACATGGATGCCACGGTTTAATATGTGCTTGGAGTACTCTAAATTGAGCAAAACGTGGGGTACCACTTTTTACATCTATAGATACGCTTTGGCACAAAAGGTAAAGACACAAAACAGGCTCTAGTAATAACACATTTTTAGCTGCCCTTTCAACTACAGTGACCAAAGcagtcttcttcctttttttttttactactttacATAATCTTCCCTCTTCCCATCATTGCTCAAATGCACTCCAGTTTTGTCAGTCTTTACTGTTCAGACCCAGATTTCATTCCAACCCATGCCTAATTCATAACATCTCTAAACATATGAAGTTAATTTCTTTGTCAATACTTTCTATTCAGAGCctgtgaaagaataaaatggaCCATATCCTTTTAACATCCCTATGACAAGCACTTTCAAGAGCTTCACCACCATTTATTCGTTTCCCCTGGACTGGAGAAGCTGTAAAAAGCTCCCTCTGAAACACATTAGCAACACAGCAAAAAGTTTTGACTGTTTGGTGACGCTGGACACTGGACTACACCTAAAGCCatgcctgtgctgctgtttcttgCTAGCTCTTTGCATGAACATTGATCTTCAGTGGGAGAAATTAAGGCAATAACCACTGAGTTTCTTTGAATCACTCGGGTCAGATAAGAAAGTACAAACTTCCAGTGAGTGCAGCTCTTTCTGCTGGAGTCAGGCATGTTCTGCCCCACTTGGCAGACTCCCACAGGGCTTTACTCCTCCTAACAGTGTTGCagtgtttccttttcatttacaAATAATCCCAATTCAGCATGGGCTATCAGCTATTCCTGAACAAGAGGGACAGGCAGGATGCAATTGCCAAGGCAACTAACTCGAGAGCAAAGcttaaaaagaacaagaaaatgtttcagaaatcttcttctgaattaagaaaaaaaaaagtaagcatgTCAGAATTATAAATTCTGAATTGATATTACGGAATTTGgaaaatgcttattttacaATATTAACATTGTTAATATGTACATCTTGGTTACACATCACACAGTGGGGGCCTAGGCAGAAATGAATGCTTTTCCCTATACACCCCCAAAAGCTATGGTTATGAAATAGAAcctaaaatgaatttttagtAAATAAAGTCAGTACGGTAAGACCATAGGTAATGCACCGTTTCCAACAGCTTGTGCTGAAAAGTCTGAATCATTCTGCATATGctcaagaaataaaaggaataattttacaCTACAGTAATTAATTGAGTCAGGCAGAATGTCTGGATTCCTGTTCCTACCACTTTTGTCCAGCCACATTTTTCAAGAAGGGTCCGATTCTAtaatatacagatttttttttttgccaagtgATTATGAAGTAAGTATAGCTATGTAGCTAATttacagcagcaaagaaaaaacatagaTTTTGAATCAGAATTTGAAAGATGTGCATCTGTAACGCTGGCTAAAGAAGTAAGGAAAATTTGTAAGGACAATCAAAATGGATTTTGCAAAGATGACATACTAAAGTAGCACTGTGAGAAAaagtctctttttaaaaatcaaagacagGCATCTTAAAATAATCGATACAAAACTCCTTACCCTGCAGACATTTTTGAAAGTTTCCAGTATCATCATGTCTGAGCACTGGCATTCAGGCAAGTAAGGCCTTCTCTAAAATACACTCTTTGGTTTCTTATGCTCTCCTCCACCCCTGAAAGTGAcagtttgcttttcctgctccaATAACTTACCACTATAATGCCATATTATCCCGTGACACCAATTTCCAGACGTTCAGGAAAGTGCTGTGGCTCTAGCACATGGTTTGATTTTCAAGTGTCTTCCCTTACAGACACATTTGTGTAACTCTGAAAACACTTTCGGAAGGCAGgcagaccacaaaaaaaaaaatccaagtgcCTGACTGCCATGTCGACCTCTTTAAGCTGAAATTTTGTGATGCCAACTTACACAACTTTGGAGGAATATCAGATGCTGGTAAGCGACCATAAGA from Phalacrocorax carbo chromosome 3, bPhaCar2.1, whole genome shotgun sequence harbors:
- the SLC30A10 gene encoding calcium/manganese antiporter SLC30A10, whose translation is MGRYSGKTCRLVFMLVLTVGFFVAELVSGYLGNSIALVSDSFNMLSDLISLCVGLSTGRIARRSRRGPRATYGYSRAEVVGALGNAVFLTALCFTIFVEAILRLARPEPIDDAQLVLIVGTLGLAVNLVGLLVFQDWGSCCRRRHRHPPTLPPAAATLRAMPGSASTGEADEAGDSPNDQKSPEEGPEKKKEKKSEALNIRGVLLHVMGDALGSVVVVVAATIFHVLPLGNAPCNWQCYIDPSLTIIMVFIILSSAFPLIKETSIILLQMVPKGLNMQLLTDRLACVPGVSSLHEVHVWELAGGKNIATLHIKCQTPTDYQDAAYKIRKVFHEAGIHSVTIQPEYIDHKTSHLLCSSPCISKACDSQLCCSQREPPLAKTNGYTEKNDSCFSALHKDNGSSKNDTEIPIEYPLAEDSIKSVKNCGVSDEKSQLSSTRL